CTGGCCGGACAGAGTCCGCTGTTCGGGCGGCTGCGGCAGCAGGCCCGCGACTATGAGATCGAGCTGACGTTGACGCTGGAAGAGGCGCGTCAGACCCTGTTCAAGTCGGAACTTTCGGCAGCACTGGTGCGTCCAGGCCTGCCCCTGCGCGGCACATCGTTCGTGGGGCGCGCGAAAGAACGCGCCGAGATTCTGCGTTCACTCGCTCGCCCCGAAGTGCGCCTACTGACCCTGGTGGGGCCAGGCGGGATTGGCAAGACCCGGCTAGCGCTGGAGGTAGCGCAGCAACAGGGGGAGGTGGTCTTCGTCTCGCTGGAGGCCACTGCTTCTCTGGCTTCACTGCCGGGATCCATCGCCGACGCCCTGGGGCTGATCCTGCCCGCCGAGCAGCCGCCCTTTGAAGCGCTGCTCTCGGCGCTGGGTGTGCGGCCCATTCTGATCGTTCTAGACAGCGCCGAACACCTGCTGGTAGGCGCACCGTACCTGACCACGCTGCTCTTGGCGTGTCCGAGGATCAAGCTACTGGTCACCTCCCGCGAGCGGCTGGGTCTGGAGGAGGAGTGGGCGCTGACCCTGAGCGGGTTGGGCCTGCCTGAGGTCAATACATCATTTGAGGCGGCGCGTGAGACCGAGGCTGTCCACCTGTTCGCGCAGCGGGCCAAACGTGCCCGTTTGAGCTTTGACCTGACGCCAGATGATCTCCCTCCGGTACGCCGCATCGGGGAACTCGTCGGCGGCTCCCCCCTGGGGCTGGAGCTGGCTGCCGCCTGGGTGAAATTGATGTCGCCTGCTGAGATTGCCGGAGAGATCGGGCGCAGTCTGGACTTTCTGGAAGCGGCAGGAGAAGATATCCCCGCCCGGCATCACAGCGTGCGGGCCGTGTTCGAGCAGACCTGGGCGCGTTTGACTCCTGCCGAAGCGCAGACCTTCGCCCGGCTCTCGGTGTTTCGCGGCGGCTTTACCCGCGAGGCGGCAGGCGCAGTGGCTGGAACAAACCTGCCGCTGCTCGCGGCCCTGGTGGATAAGTCGCTGATCCGGGTGGCTGAGCATGGCCGCTATGACATTCACGCACTGCTCCAGCAGTTCGCCCGCGAGCGGCTGGCGGGGCAGGCCCAAGACGAGGAACGAACACTCAGTGCACGTGGAGGGTATGTCCTGGGTGTCTGTCACCAGTTCCAAACGGCCATCCGACAGAATCAGGACAGCAGGCACTGGTTGGAGCGCATGGATGACGATGTAGAGAATATTCGGGGAGCGCTGACGCGCTGGTTTGAGCGCGGGCAGGCGGAGGTGGCCCTGCACTGCGTCAGCAAGCTTCGGAATTTCTGGATCAGGACAGGGAGAACACATGAGGCCCGGCGGTGGTATGCGCTGGGCCTCTCGCGTGGTGACCTTGGCCCTGAAGCTCTTGAGCAAGCACTACACGCGGATGGTGAAATGGCCCGCAATATGCATGACTACGCCGCAGCCAAACGGCAGTTGGAGGCGTCGCTGGCACTCACCGAGTCACGTGGAGGAGTCGTTCCACTGACCGCGCTGCATCTGGGTTTGGTTGCGTCCGGTCTCGGCGATCTTCAAGCAGCACGTGATTACTACCGGCGGGCGTTGGAAGAATTTCGCGTGACTGGAGAACAGGCGGGTGTCGCGTCCAGTCTGAATAATCTCGGGGCTGTTCAGATGCAGCTCAAAGATTTCAGCGGTGCCCGGAACACCTTTGAAGAATCCCTTCGGTTGAAGCGTGAGTTGGGTGGAGATGTCGAGGCCGCATTGATCAACCTGGCGACCCTGCACCAGAAACTGAACAACGAGGTGCTGTCAGCGGATTACCTCACCCAGGCCCTGAAAGGGCTTCTTGAAACAGGGCACTACTCACTGATTCCAGACGCTCTGGAGGGTTTTGGATTCGTCTTTGCAAGGCAGAAAAACGTACGCCGCGCAGCTGTGTTGTGGGGCGCAACTGAAGCTCAACGCAAGGCGCTCAATGTAAGCTTAACTGCTGACGAATGGAGTGAGTTCGGGAAGGAACTGACGCCCATCCGCACCGCGTTAGGTGAAATGAGCTTTGCCGACGCCTGGAACGAGGGCCACGCCATGACGCTGGAGCAGGCGGTGGCGTATGCGCTGGAACTTCAACCCTGATTCGGAGTTGCCGCAAGTGCTCCATTTATAGAGCTGACCGCCGGACACGGCCAGGACACGGGGTCAGTGCGAACCTCTGTGCAGCACTGATCATTCGGGGTCAGGAGCGTGACCATTGGCCCGTTTAATAGGCCACTTTACTGGAGGTTAAGATGAACACTTCGTCTGCGCTGCCTGCTCGTCCCTGTCCTACCGTGCAGCGGCGACCATGAGAGGCCGCTCCCTGACCCCGCCGGAAACGTGGATGCTGCGAACCGGGCCGACGGAAGATCTGCATCTCGTCGCCCACATCCAGGCCGAGGCATTCCTGAGCTTGGATGTGGGCAGTGACGCGGCCCAGCAGCTCGCGGCGCTGTGCGAACCCAGCGCGAAACTGTTTGTGCTCGAAGAAGCGCACCGCTTGCCCATCGCGTTCGCCGCCCTGCGCACAGCAGGGCGGGGGATCAACGCCGCCGTTTCAGTGGTGGCCCTGATCCCGCTGACGCCCAGTGCGTTCGTCCAGGTGGCTTCACGGCTGCTGCGCGCCGTGGAGGAAGTCCAGCAGCATGCGGGAGGAGGCCGCCTAGAGCTTTTTTTTCCTGATCTACTGCCGGAGAACAACCGGATCAACAGCGCTGACCTGCCCGAGGCTGAACCCGGCACCGAACCGCGTGAGGTGGATCTGGACGAGGCACTGGAAGAGACCTTTCTCGCCAGCGATCCGCTGCCGTACTGGCCCGGTGCGTCCACGGCGGCGCGGCCCGCACTGCCCTGATCGCCATGACGATCCCAGATCACAGCGGGCCGTGCGACTCGGCCCTGGAGGAGTTGCGCCGCACAGCCCTCAGCTTGAAGTACGTTCAGATCAGCCCCTACGCTTACGGTCAGGAGGGCGTTTTCCATCAGGGCCTCCTGATCGGGCATCTGCACCGCAGCGGTGTGGTGGGTCTCGCCTGCTCCGTTGCGGTGCGGGACACCCTGATTCAGCAAGGACTGGTTCGCCCTCACCACGACAACCCGGATGCGCCGTGGATCATCTTGACCCTCGACCACCCCGCCGATCTTGCGCTGGCAGCGAGGCTGCTGCGGGAAGCGTGGCAGTGCCAGGCCGGTCAACGGCAGCGAATAGCTTATCCAAGTATGGATTCGCCCCTTTCGACTCAGGTTTGAGAATCACATTTAAGGAGAACGGATATGACCCAGCCCACCCCCCTCAAGTTTCTCGGCATCGCAGGCAGCCTGCGCCGCGCCTCGTACAACCGCGCCCTGCTGGCCGCCGCACGGGAGCTGTGCCCAGGCGGCGTGACGCTCGACATCTTTGACCTCGCGCCGCTGCCGCTGTATGACCAAGACATCGACACGGAGGCCGCCCCACCCGCTGTCCAAGCGTTCCGGGATGCACTGTGGTCCGCTGACGCCCTGCTGATTTCCACACCCGAATACAACCACGGCGTTCCCGGCGTCCTCAAGAATGCGCTGGACTGGGCCTCACGCCCGCCCCAGCACCAGCCACTCAGCGGCCTGCCGGTGGCGATCATGGGTGCCAGTCCGTACACCTGGGGCACCGCCCGCGCCCAGGCGCACCTCCGGCAGACATTGGTTTTCCCCAGCGCCCTGGTGCTGTCTCAGCCCGAAGTCTTGGTGGCCAACGCCACCGGCAAGTTTGATGCGGAGGGCCACCTTGTCGATGAAGCGACCCGGACCTTCGTCCACGGCCTGCTGGTGGCGCTGGCTGCCTGGACCCACCGGGTGGGCCGTCCCCCGGTGACCACGGAGCAAGCGAATCTGACCCCTGCTTGAGCCTTGTCTGTAGCGGCGCTCCTGGTTTTTGTTCTGGGCGATGCAGGACGAGGCTGCAGAGGAATGCTCTGCTGGGTACACGCTCTGGAGGACGCATGACTTCAAATCACGACGCCTGGCCGCCGCTCCCGCTCGCCCCCTGGCAGGACACCCTGGAGACCGTGCACCTGTGGACCCAGATCGTCGGCAAGGTTCGTCTGGCCCTGACCCCCTGGGTCAACCATTCCTGGCATCTCACGCTGAGCCTCAGTGCCCGCGGCCTGACTACCGGCCTCATCCACCACCCGCACGGGGCCTTCGAGATCGAGTTCGATTTCCGGCGTCACTGCCTCCTGGTGGTGACGGGAGCGGGAGAGCGCCGATCCTTTGCTCTCCAGGGTTTAAGAGTCGCCGGGTTCTATCAGACGCTGATGGACACCCTGGACGAACTCGGCCTGGGCGTCGAGATCTGGCCCAGCCCCACCGAACTGCCCGATCCCATCCTGGCGTTTCCTGAAGACGAGCAGCACGCGGCCTATGACCCTGAGGCCGTGACGCGCTACTGGCAGGCCCTGTTGAGCGTCCACCGCGTGCTGAATGTCTTTCGGGCGGGGTTTTGTGGCAAGGTCAGCCCGGTGCATTTCTTCTGGGGGGCCTTCGATCTGGCCGTGACCCGCTTTTCTGGTCGCACGGCCCCAAAGTATCCCGGCGGCGTTCCCCACTGCCCGGACTGGGTGATGGAAGAAGCCTACTCCCACGAGCTATCGAGCGCGGGGTTCTGGCCAGGCACCGGACTGGGGGAGGCGGCGTTCTACGCTTACGCCTATCCTGAGCCGCCCGGCTTTAAAACGGCGCGGGTGGGTCCGGTGGGGGCGGTGTATCACGCGGGGCTGGGCGAGTTCATCCTGCCCTACGAGACGGTGCGCTTAGCGGCGGACCCGGACGCGGCGCTGCTGGAGTTCCTGCAAAGCACCTACGTGGCGGCGGCGGAGTTGGGCCGCTGGAACCGCGTGGCGCTGGACTACACGCCCTGGCCCGCTGCGACGGTACGGCAGGTGATTTCTGGGCAAGGCGCAAGCCACCACCAAACCTGAATTTTCCCAGAGTGGAGCTGCCGCTCTGCGAAAAACCAATCTGCTGAACATCTCCGCACCAGACAAGATGGAGCGTGGCAACGCGTCAAGGCTGGTGCCCAAGACCACTGCACTCCGCCGCTGGAGGCTTCACCCATGATGACCTGCACGCACCTCGATCAAATTGACCGCTCCGTGACACCCAGCGCCGATGGCTGCGAGGAATGCCTGAAACTGGGCGACACTTGGATTCACCTGCGCCTGTGCCTGATCTGCGGACATGTCGGCTGCTGCGATTCCAGCAAAAACAAGCACGCCACCGCCCATTTTCACGCCACACGGCATCCGCTGGTTCAGAGCGCCGAGCCCGGCGAGGACTGGCTCTACTGCTATGTCGACGAACTCACGATGGAACCCGGCACCGGAGCGCTGTGGAGCGGTGACTGGCATGTGACGCCCCGATGACGTGACGATCGCCCCCTCTGTACTGCGTTCTTTGAAGGAGGCCACCATGACCAGTCCAATGATCACCGATCCAGACCCACTCAGCCCGCAGGAACTTCACCTGCTTGATGCCTACTGGCGGGCGGCCAACTACCTCTCGGTGGGGCAGATCTACTTGCTGGACAATCCACTCCTGAATGTGCCGCTGACCCTCGCACACATCAAGCCCCGCCTCCTGGGGCACTGGGGCACCACACCGGGACTGAATTTCATCTATGTCCACCTCAACCGTCTAATCCGCGAGCAGGGCGCGGACATCCTCTACATTGCCGGTCCCGGCCACGGTGGCCCCGGCATGGTCGCCAACACCTACCTCGAAGGCACCTACAGTGAGATTTATCCTGGCGTCTCACAAGACGAGGTGGGCATGCGGCGGCTGTTCAAGCAGTTCTCGTTTCCCGGCGGCATTCCCAGCCACGTCGCGCCTGAGACGCCGGGATCAATTCATGAGGGCGGCGAGCTGGGCTACAGCTTGGCACACGCCTACGGCGCAGCGTTCGACAATCCCGGCCTGCTGGTGGCCTGCGTCATCGGCGACGGTGAGGCGGAGACTGGGCCGCTGGCCGGAAGTTGGCACGGCAATAAATTCCTGAACCCCGTGACCGACGGCGCGGTGCTGCCGATTCTGCATCTGAACGGCTACAAGATCGCCAATCCGGCGCTTCT
The Deinococcus psychrotolerans genome window above contains:
- a CDS encoding ubiquitin carboxyl-terminal hydrolase 14, with amino-acid sequence MMTCTHLDQIDRSVTPSADGCEECLKLGDTWIHLRLCLICGHVGCCDSSKNKHATAHFHATRHPLVQSAEPGEDWLYCYVDELTMEPGTGALWSGDWHVTPR
- a CDS encoding NADPH-dependent FMN reductase, with amino-acid sequence MTQPTPLKFLGIAGSLRRASYNRALLAAARELCPGGVTLDIFDLAPLPLYDQDIDTEAAPPAVQAFRDALWSADALLISTPEYNHGVPGVLKNALDWASRPPQHQPLSGLPVAIMGASPYTWGTARAQAHLRQTLVFPSALVLSQPEVLVANATGKFDAEGHLVDEATRTFVHGLLVALAAWTHRVGRPPVTTEQANLTPA
- a CDS encoding DUF5996 family protein — translated: MTSNHDAWPPLPLAPWQDTLETVHLWTQIVGKVRLALTPWVNHSWHLTLSLSARGLTTGLIHHPHGAFEIEFDFRRHCLLVVTGAGERRSFALQGLRVAGFYQTLMDTLDELGLGVEIWPSPTELPDPILAFPEDEQHAAYDPEAVTRYWQALLSVHRVLNVFRAGFCGKVSPVHFFWGAFDLAVTRFSGRTAPKYPGGVPHCPDWVMEEAYSHELSSAGFWPGTGLGEAAFYAYAYPEPPGFKTARVGPVGAVYHAGLGEFILPYETVRLAADPDAALLEFLQSTYVAAAELGRWNRVALDYTPWPAATVRQVISGQGASHHQT
- a CDS encoding luciferase family protein, yielding MTIPDHSGPCDSALEELRRTALSLKYVQISPYAYGQEGVFHQGLLIGHLHRSGVVGLACSVAVRDTLIQQGLVRPHHDNPDAPWIILTLDHPADLALAARLLREAWQCQAGQRQRIAYPSMDSPLSTQV
- a CDS encoding ATP-binding protein, whose product is MHLKTLGGLALQGAAYSRPKSLLLLAYLGLEGERPRHVLSEVFFGQAADPLGSLRSTLRRLRREAPGTLEADGDRLRACVTCDASRVLSHLDEGELEVSVDLYTGPFLAGVHLPDAGVELEEWIFATREFIAAQVRGALMTLAERGAARGDFAAGATLAERACWLPGAADPEPEQFARLLTLLLAGQSPLFGRLRQQARDYEIELTLTLEEARQTLFKSELSAALVRPGLPLRGTSFVGRAKERAEILRSLARPEVRLLTLVGPGGIGKTRLALEVAQQQGEVVFVSLEATASLASLPGSIADALGLILPAEQPPFEALLSALGVRPILIVLDSAEHLLVGAPYLTTLLLACPRIKLLVTSRERLGLEEEWALTLSGLGLPEVNTSFEAARETEAVHLFAQRAKRARLSFDLTPDDLPPVRRIGELVGGSPLGLELAAAWVKLMSPAEIAGEIGRSLDFLEAAGEDIPARHHSVRAVFEQTWARLTPAEAQTFARLSVFRGGFTREAAGAVAGTNLPLLAALVDKSLIRVAEHGRYDIHALLQQFARERLAGQAQDEERTLSARGGYVLGVCHQFQTAIRQNQDSRHWLERMDDDVENIRGALTRWFERGQAEVALHCVSKLRNFWIRTGRTHEARRWYALGLSRGDLGPEALEQALHADGEMARNMHDYAAAKRQLEASLALTESRGGVVPLTALHLGLVASGLGDLQAARDYYRRALEEFRVTGEQAGVASSLNNLGAVQMQLKDFSGARNTFEESLRLKRELGGDVEAALINLATLHQKLNNEVLSADYLTQALKGLLETGHYSLIPDALEGFGFVFARQKNVRRAAVLWGATEAQRKALNVSLTADEWSEFGKELTPIRTALGEMSFADAWNEGHAMTLEQAVAYALELQP